The window CCTGCTAATATAGACTTTGGGTAGACAatttagctctttttaaaaaatattttatttgttattgatggacctttatttatctgtttttttatatgtggtgctgagaatcggacccagtgcttcacacatgctaggcaagtgctctaccactgagccacaaccccagccccaatttagcTCTTTTAGTCTATCcagatttcaatatattttcttcatgctccagaaaagatttttttcttcaggcctcatttttaaaaattgccttaaGTATCAACAGTAATTTGAAATGTCTTTGGCTCATCATTTGATCCGTCTGCTCTTCACTTTGGTTTCCTCAGCCTCCTTGGACTCTTATTTTCAACTCACTGTTTGCCATGTTCTCAATAAAggtttctaatattaaaaaaaatatataagaaggagaagaagagaaggaagagggagggatgaggaggagaagaagaagagaaagataaagtACACAGGCTTAAAGTCAGAAGTCCTGTTTCTCtactggctctgctgctgtttaTTTGTATGAAGCTTTTAAACATCTCTggatctcatttttttcctctgtagagCGTGGGAAGTCAATCCCTACATTTTCCTTCAGTGTTCTTAAGCAGACCAAGACAGAAGCTTAgtatggaaatttaaaaacaagtggAAGATGTGGCATTGAAACATTGCTGGAACTCCCTCATATAATCCTCCATTCTTAATAGGGACTTGCTGGCCACTAGTTAAGTATTTTCAAAGGACATGtatttgtaactttaaaaaatgtattctcttaGTCAtcaatggattttatttatttatatgcggtgctgagaatcgaacccagtgcctcatacatattaggcaaatgctctaccactgagtcacaaccccaacccacatTTGTAATTTTTGAGAAAAGTAGTTTTCAGATGCTAGTCTGGGGATAGGTTCAACAGGAATCTCAGGGCATTTCCAGTTTGAATGAACAGTTCTGACTTTGGCTTAGTCAGAGGTGGGACTGCTAGAAAGCTGAGCTGCATAAATCTTTAGAAGCCACAGTGAAAAGTCAGCCTCTCTTCTAAATGTTTGGTATGAACCAGATGCTCTGAAGGTTTCAGCCCCATGCCCTATGTCACACTTTAAATATCATCACTAGCACCTTCATCCAAAACACACTTGAGTTTTATGTGCTTGTGTAAAACTACCAAACTTCATAGGCTTTGGTATCCTTTAAAAGCTAatttgtgagataatgcaagaatgttcagaggtgaaatgattagattatgaaaggtgtaacctaatcagtggattaatcctgatatggattaactgagcaTTAACTGTAACCAGTAAGGTTGTGGCTAAAGGAGGTATGTTACAGGCCAGGGgaaggggcatgcctttgggtatatattttgtccctggtgagccaagctcactctctgctttctgttacCATGTGCTGaactgctttcttccaccatgcccttccacctcACATTGAGCCCAGAACCATGACGTCAGTgcgtctatggactaagacctctgaaaccatgagcccaaatagatttttcttcctctacatttttttttcttgtcaggccatttggtcacagcaatgaaaagctgactaaaacagcttaTTACAACAGTGAAAAAATGGCTGCCACGTGTCCTCCATGGGCTAAGCATTTGCTTATGTTTCATATCCATTTTGCTATTTAATCTTCAAGTATACTTTACAAGGTAAGTCCTACTGTCCTCACTTTACATGTGAAGAAAAGGAGACCCAGAGGGGCCAGATGACTTGCCCAAGGGCTTGGAAGAGATAAGATCCATGCCTTCTCTTTTACATCACCAAAtaccagaagaaaaagaactgtGGTTGAACTGTTAGGCAGCAAAGTTAGGGAAAAGGATTGCTACTTGGACAGAGTTCACCCTACTGAAATGTCCAATTGCCAAAGAATAAGAATATGacaaaaaatcaatattaagttACTACTGAACAGAAGCAAGTGGACTTTGATGATTCAGAAAGCTCCTCCAGATCTGACTGTGACTAATAATATCAATTATCAATGTGCTACCCATAGAAAATGCCAAATCATCTGCCTACAAAATGCCAGGCACTGTCCATCTTTTAACAGTTTTTATTACACCAGGTCAAGGAAACAAATGGAATATATCAACATGGTCCTGCCTCTTTAGGCTTACATTCTAAACATACATCCATTCTCGTAACCGATGAGAAAGAGATTCATCAGAAAGATCTCATCTTTCACCAGATTCTATCCTTAAAATCCTAAAACAGTTGTGCACAAGATTTTTGGCAGTCACAAGCTCTATCACAAAGAAGAGCTTACAAACAACAGGAGAATATAACTGGTATTTAAATGTACCCTCAGTGGGTGGGACCGACTGCATGAGGCAGTGTGGCTGTGTGGAGGGAGACAGGGCCAGACCTGTGGCAAACTGCTGCTCCTGCCAGGGGCTACCAAAGCCAAAGCTCTTGACCTGTATGCGTCCCTCAGCTGTCCCAGTGCCTTTACTCCTAGCAAcattaaacaatgaaatatttgcaAGCAACGGTGTTTCAAGAAAGAACTCAATATTTAAATCTCCAGGAAGTGGCCAATTTCAGAAAGGCGTTTCTTGGCACCCTAGAGCAGACTGGGATGAAAGTTGTACCGGAGGCTGGAGAAGAGCCCAATGTGTTTCACCAGGTTGGGCTCCACCACATAGGCCCGCTCTCCCTTGGCCCTCAACAGTGAGTACAGTGCCATGTCCTTGCCAAAGCCCTTGTGGCAGTATACCTGGGACAGGTAGGTGAGGGTCCGGCGGGCTGCAGGGGCAGGGAAGAGCATGGCTGGGGTGCAACACTGAGAGGCAGGAACCACACTGTACAAGGAAGGACTCAGGCGCCGCAGTTCCAGGAAATAGTGCCGGCCCACGAGTTCAACCAGCCCCATGCTATACAAGGAGAAGAAGAGCATGACAGGCCAGCTAAAGCCCGGACGGCTGGCAAACCTCATGTATATCCAGGTGAGCAAAGGCCCTAGCAGCATGCCCACGCCGACCCACTCCAGGATCCGCATGGGCTCTGGGTTGATGTAGTTCTGAAGCCTCTCGGGATGATACAGCTTTAGATACAGGGCAtcttggagatgtggctcggaGAAGCGAGCCCGTAGCAAATGCTCCAAGACTGGGAAGATCTGCTCCTCCGGAACAGCATCATCTTCTACCATCAGGACGTAGTCTGGGTTGTAGGTCTGCAGTGATGATTCCAGACAATAGACATAgtcctgtttctcttt is drawn from Urocitellus parryii isolate mUroPar1 chromosome 4, mUroPar1.hap1, whole genome shotgun sequence and contains these coding sequences:
- the Pgap4 gene encoding GPI-N-acetylgalactosamine transferase PGAP4; this translates as MSTSTSSAAMLLRRLRRLSWGSTAVQLFILTVVTFGLLAPLACHRLLHSYFYLRNWHLNQMSQEFLQQSLKEGEAALHYFEELPSANGSVPIVWQATPRPWLVITIITVDRQPGFHYVLQVVSQFHRLLQQCGPQCEGHQLFLCNVERSVSHFDAKLLSKYVPVANRYEGTEDDYGDDPSTNSFEKEKQDYVYCLESSLQTYNPDYVLMVEDDAVPEEQIFPVLEHLLRARFSEPHLQDALYLKLYHPERLQNYINPEPMRILEWVGVGMLLGPLLTWIYMRFASRPGFSWPVMLFFSLYSMGLVELVGRHYFLELRRLSPSLYSVVPASQCCTPAMLFPAPAARRTLTYLSQVYCHKGFGKDMALYSLLRAKGERAYVVEPNLVKHIGLFSSLRYNFHPSLL